Proteins found in one Thunnus maccoyii chromosome 5, fThuMac1.1, whole genome shotgun sequence genomic segment:
- the kras gene encoding GTPase KRas, with the protein MTEYKLVVVGAGGVGKSALTIQLIQNHFVDEYDPTIEDSYRKQVVIDGETCLLDILDTAGQEEYSAMRDQYMRTGEGFLCVFAINNTKSFEDIHHYREQIKRVKDSEDVPMVLVGNKCDLPSRTVDTKQAQDLARSYGIPFIETSAKTRQGVDDAFYTLVREIRKHKEKMSKEGKKKKKKSKTKCTLM; encoded by the exons GACAGAATATAAGCTGGTAGTGGTGGGAGCTGGAGGTGTTGGCAAGAGCGCACTTACTATTCAGCTCATCCAGAATCACTTTGTGGATGAATATGACCCCACCATTGAG gaTTCCTACAGAAAGCAGGTAGTGATCGACGGGGAGACGTGTCTGCTGGACATCCTGGACACTGCAGGTCAGGAGGAGTACAGCGCCATGAGGGATCAGTACATGAGGACAGGAGAGGGCTTCCTCTGTGTCTTTGCCATCAACAACACCAAGTCCTTCGAGGACATTCACCACTATAG AGAACAGATTAAGCGGGTGAAGGACTCTGAGGACGTCCCCATGGTGTTGGTGGGGAACAAGTGTGACCTCCCGTCCCGGACAGTGGACACCAAGCAGGCTCAGGACTTAGCACGCAGCTACGGCATTCCCTTTATTGAGACCTCAGCCAAAACCAGACAG ggCGTTGATGATGCCTTTTACACATTAGTGCGAGAAATCCGGAAGCATAAGGAGAAGATGAGCAAGGAGggcaaaaagaagaaaaagaagtccAAGACAAAGTGTACACTTATGTGA